The genomic window CCGGACGCGTGGCTGATGCCGGGCGCGCCGCCCCAACTGGTCGTGACCACCGGAGCGTTGGGCAAACTCACCGACCGTCAGCTGGACGCCGTACTGGCCCACGAACTCGGCCACGCCCGCGCCCGCCACGACTGGCTGCTCCACCTCTCCACCGCCCTCGCCACGGGCTTCCCGCGGATCCCCCTCTTCGCCCACTTCGCCGACCAGACCCACCGCCTGGTCGAACTCGCCGCCGACGACACGGCATCCCGCCGCTGCGGCCACCTCACCACGGCCCTGGCCCTCATCGAACTCAACCAGCACCGGGGCGTGTTGAGCTGCTCCAACACCCGCCGCCTGCTGGGCGACCGGGTGGAACGCCTCCTGGAGCCCCCGCCCCGTCTGGACCGGACCCGCCGCGCGGCGACCACGACGGCCGCCGCGCTGCTGGCACTCCTTCCCTTGCTGATCGCGTTCGCACCGGCGCTGGGGACGCTCTAGCCGGGCGGCTGGTCGCGGAGGAAGTCCAGTATCTGTGTGGAGCTGGTCCGCCTTGGCGATCTGCCGGTAGAACTTCACCTGATTCTTGCGAGGATGCCTCGGCGTTCACGCCGGGAGGAATCGCATCTCGAACCGGTGACGCGGAGCGTCACCGCGTCCGATGGTCGGGCACGGAGTGCCCGCATTGCCGTCCGGCGGAGCCGGGGAATTCGCACACGCGTCCTGAAGGGTCCCGAGGGTGGGTGAACGTGTGCGAAGCCCGCCCGGATGTGCGATGCGCTGCCTAGGTTTGGGGTCGTGAAGCTGGTGGTGCAAGTGAAGCTGTTGCCGTCGCCGGAGCAGGCGGCGGCGCTGGAGGCGACCCTGCGCGCCTGCAACCGGGCCGCCGACCACGTCTCCCGAACGGCCTGTGCGACGGGTGTGAAGGACCGCAACGGCCTGCAGAAACTGGTCTACGCGGACATCAAGGCCACGTTCGGGCTGTCGGCACAGCCGCGGTGCGGGTGGTGAAGAAAGTCGTTGACGCGTACGGCGCGCTCGCGGCGAGCCTGAAAGCCGGGCGGCTGGGCGGTCCGGGGACGAAGCGGTACCGCAAGGCCGTCGGCTCGCCGGTCACCTTCCGGCCCGAGGCGGCGCAGCCGTTCGACGACCGGTGCCTGTCCTGGCGGACCGACGCGCGCACGGTGTCGATCTGGACGGTGGACGGGCGGATGCGCGGCATCCGCTACACCGGCTCGCCGGACCAGCTCAAGACGCTGGCCGAGTACCGCAGGGGCGAGTCCGACCTGGTCCAGCGGGGTGGGAAGTGGTTCCTCATCGCGACCTGCGACATTCCCGATCCCGGGGTACACGAGCCGACCGACTGGATCGGCGTGGACCGTGGCATCGTCAACCTAGCCACCACCAGCGACGGCACCAACTACCAGGGCCGCAGCCTGAGCCGTTACCGGCGGTGGCAGGCCCGCAAGCGCGCCGAACTCCAGGCGAAGCAGACGCGTTCGGCCACCCGCCGTGCGGCCCGCCGTGCGCGGAAGGAACAGCGTCATGCCACTCATGTGAACCACCGGATCAGCAAGGAGATCGTGTCCGTCGCGCAACGCACCGGTCGGGGGATCGCTGTCGAACAACTCGACGGGATCCGGGACCGGGTACGGCTTCGTCGCGACCAGCGGGGCATGCTCTCCTCGTGGCCGTTCCACCAGCTCGGACAGCACCTCGCCTACAAGGCCCGTAAGGCCGGGGTGCCGTTCTTGGAGGTGGATGCGGCCTACACCTCGCAGCGCTGCCCGCGCTGCGGGCACACCGAGCGGGCCAACCGGCCCGACCGGGACCGTTTCTCCTGTCATCGGTGCGGCCTCGCTGGGCCTGCCGACCACGTCGCCGGGGTCGACGTGCGCAACCGCGCACGCTCGGCGTGGGTGTTCGTCACCGCACCCGTCCCCGCACCAGCCTGAACAGGCCGGAACGTGGGGAGATGCGACCCGTGACCGTCCTGCCGTAGGGGACAGTCGGGAGCGCGACAAGGTGTGAACGACCGAGTACACAAGCTCGGCCGTTCACGGCCGAGAAGGTGACTCATGACTGCGCTCCTCTCGATACGGCGGTCACTGCTGTGAGGAGCAACTCCGGTTCCACGTACGGTGTTTCCGGGGTCGGTTCGGAGTACCAACGCAGCGGATAGGTGTTGTACCTCCTCATCGATCGGGAC from Streptomyces sp. DSM 40750 includes these protein-coding regions:
- a CDS encoding M56 family metallopeptidase translates to MTVLLLLLTAVALTAAVLGPRALLKAVWPEREPVVALWAWQCLVAAALLSCLAALVLGAAAVFETVRTHAFAPAPPAVTDAYDLTAAPPWTAVLTLLLACGAAWSGAMLARELVEARRRRHLRRAHLRERAPDLPAGLPQAKGPLLVLEDEYPDAWLMPGAPPQLVVTTGALGKLTDRQLDAVLAHELGHARARHDWLLHLSTALATGFPRIPLFAHFADQTHRLVELAADDTASRRCGHLTTALALIELNQHRGVLSCSNTRRLLGDRVERLLEPPPRLDRTRRAATTTAAALLALLPLLIAFAPALGTL
- a CDS encoding RNA-guided endonuclease InsQ/TnpB family protein, with the translated sequence MKKVVDAYGALAASLKAGRLGGPGTKRYRKAVGSPVTFRPEAAQPFDDRCLSWRTDARTVSIWTVDGRMRGIRYTGSPDQLKTLAEYRRGESDLVQRGGKWFLIATCDIPDPGVHEPTDWIGVDRGIVNLATTSDGTNYQGRSLSRYRRWQARKRAELQAKQTRSATRRAARRARKEQRHATHVNHRISKEIVSVAQRTGRGIAVEQLDGIRDRVRLRRDQRGMLSSWPFHQLGQHLAYKARKAGVPFLEVDAAYTSQRCPRCGHTERANRPDRDRFSCHRCGLAGPADHVAGVDVRNRARSAWVFVTAPVPAPA